In a genomic window of Pseudoliparis swirei isolate HS2019 ecotype Mariana Trench chromosome 20, NWPU_hadal_v1, whole genome shotgun sequence:
- the LOC130210462 gene encoding uncharacterized protein LOC130210462: protein MPESASTDTPGTWIENVLHAAMYTVQQSDRPSDSKTLRKHVQQWHAEGLLDITTQDGPTEDQKLMFMKVLKLRHKAAQEQQKEKTWFKSRSTDVAKTGDAVIQARRLLHGLTVQEDRKARKQQGLQNGTAAPNALKEEAPPTKTLHKEDPPTENLHKEAAPEPRPSSPAPTPSIYPNLDQYPPPYATPRSEAPHLMAPVVELKGGRVEFEYSTDLTADSKDTTDLLSMVTQLQKDLAESRTRERQREEQMEEERREEKRREAREFQQREEERWESRLLERKREEKGGPERSSYCALPDQDRPHRQNWESETRPLPNPSMPLTQERKRRNSAPFSPPPAETPLRKHPANLGNTASGGARSSIQAPASPPPPPEEDRHLLNFTGKIALPECWSRDKGPQGTQSRLRGRSNIKSGTTSSHAQKSGEESEEEESEEEESEQEENKTQLQAPILTLADGRKQYHPYTPKDIPLVMEKLPPLMSGGAPWIRALNAATMGTSLAMGDMRAILVQCSSLLEMQDVQRQAGCERHQDGVEMANLGPNLFDSIRAKWPFHPDLANLDSIKHIPGEEAMVYIKRAANAWEAGTGSRHDLNPATMALWKNAVVQGLPTPAMIKMRETAGLKNATIEVWQEHITLQLQLQQEKSKEDEEGKLKMELRLLKMQLAEKDDAAAKKNVKPHKQMSAIEDITRIEEIVERALAKKNDAKKEDQQQEEPVPWTPSGPPRRGGFRGHGDEYDQTCYNCGKMGHWSTNCYQPPRRGRRRGGPPKRGGGGGPRQNIPHHLQLPTRAYDQEWEEDRRDY, encoded by the coding sequence ATGCCGGAATCTGCTTCAACCGACACTCCAGGCACTTGGATCGAGAACGTCCTCCATGCTGCTATGTATACGGTACAGCAATCAGACAGACCGAGTGACTCCAAGACACTGAGGAAGCACGTTCAGCAATGGCATGCAGAGGGCTTACTCGACATAACAACCCAGGACGGCCCAACAGAAGACCAAAAGCTGATGTTTATGAAGGTGCTGAAGCTGCGACACAAAGCAGCGCAAGAACAGCAGAAGGAGAAAACTTGGTTCAAGTCCCGATCGACAGACGTCGCCAAGACTGGTGATGCTGTGATCCAGGCGAGACGCCTGCTACATGGCTTAACGGTGCAGGAAGACAGAAAAGCCAGGAAACAACAGGGCCTGCAGAATGGAACAGCAGCCCCGAACGCTCTCAAAGAAGAAGCTCCCCCGACTAAAACCCTGCATAAAGAAGATCCCCCGACTGAAAACCTGCATAAAGAGGCAGCCCCGGAACCAAGGCCATCAAGCCcagcccccaccccctccatctACCCCAATTTAGATCAGTACCCTCCCCCATACGCCACACCTAGGAGTGAAGCCCCCCACCTTATGGCCCCAGTAGTTGAACTCAAAGGAGGCAGAGTTGAGTTTGAGTACAGCACAGACCTTACTGCAGACAGCAAAGATACTACAGACCTACTTAGCATGGTCACACAGCTGCAGAAGGATTTAGCTGAGTCCAGGACAAGGGAGCGACAGCGTGAGGAacagatggaagaggagaggagagaagagaagagaagggaagcTAGGGAATTCcagcaaagagaggaggagagatgggagtCTAGGcttttagagagaaagagagaagaaaaaggaggccCAGAAAGATCATCTTATTGTGCCCTCCCCGACCAAGATCGTCCCCATAGACAAAACTGGGAAAGTGAAACCAGACCCCTCCCCAACCCTTCAATGCCACTCACCCAAGAGCGCAAACGGAGGAATAGTGCCCCCTTTTCCCCACCTCCAGCAGAGACCCCCCTTCGCAAACACCCAGCCAACCTAGGCAACACAGCAAGTGGGGGAGCCAGATCATCGATCCAGGCCCCTGCatcacccccccctccacctgaAGAAGATCGCCACCTGCTTAACTTTACTGGCAAAATAGCCCTACCTGAATGCTGGAGCAGAGACAAAGGCCCTCAAGGAACACAAAGTAGGCTCCGGGGAAGATCCAACATCAAGTCCGGGACTACAAGTTCACATGCCCAAAAGTCAGGCGAGGAAAGCGAAGAAGAGGAAAGCGAAGAAGAGGAAAGCGAACAAGAGGAAAATAAGACCCAATTACAGGCCCCAATCCTGACTCTGGCAGATGGACGGAAGCAATACCATCCGTACACCCCAAAAGACATCCCCTTAGTGATGGAAAAACTGCCCCCGTTGATGTCAGGAGGAGCCCCTTGGATAAGAGCCCTCAATGCAGCCACCATGGGCACGTCACTGGCTATGGGTGACATGAGAGCCATCCTGGTTCAGTGTTCCAGCCTGTTAGAAATGCAGGATGTGCAGAGACAAGCTGGATGCGAGCGGCACCAAGACGGTGTGGAGATGGCAAATTTGGGACCAAACCTGTTTGACTCTATCAGAGCCAAATGGCCTTTTCATCCTGACCTCGCCAATTTAGACAGCATCAAACACATCCCAGGAGAAGAAGCTATGGTCTACATAAAGAGAGCAGCAAACGCATGGGAAGCAGGCACAGGATCCAGACATGACCTGAACCCCGCCACCATGGCTCTATGGAAGAATGCCGTGGTCCAGGGATTACCAACACCTGCGATGATCAAGATGAGAGAAACAGCTGGACTAAAGAACGCCACTATAGAAGTCTGGCAAGAGCACATCACCCTCCAATTACAGCTCCAGCAGGAAAAGTCtaaagaggatgaggaaggaaAATTAAAGATGGAGCTGAGACTGTTGAAGATGCAGTTGGCGGAAAAGGATGATGCTGCAGCAAAGAAAAACGTTAAGCCCCATAAACAAATGTCAGCCATTGAAGACATCACGCGAATTGAAGAAATAGTGGAAAGAGCTCTGGCAAAGAAAAACGATGCCAAGAAAGAAGACCAGCAACAAGAAGAACCTGTCCCTTGGACGCCAAGTGGACCACCCAGAAGAGGAGGCTTCCGAGGCCATGGAGATGAATACGACCAGACATGTTACAACTGTGGCAAAATGGGCCACTGGTCCACGAACTGTTACCAGCCACCTCGACGAGGAAGAAGGCGGGGAGGCCCCCCcaaaagaggaggtggaggaggacccaGACAAAACATCCCTCACCACCTTCAACTGCCCACAAGGGCATATGATCAAGAGTGGGAAGAAGACCGAAGAGACTACTGA